A stretch of DNA from Methylogaea oryzae:
GGTCCTGGATCACCACCGGCAGGTCGAATTCGCCGCCGGGCAGGCCGAGTTTCTGTTCTTCCTCGTCGGTGACGATGATGCCGCTGGCCAGGCCCTGATAGACCTGCTCGGCGGTTTGCTCGTGAGCGTGGGAGTGGTAAATGCAGGTGCCGGCCCGGTTCATCACCTCGAATTCGTAAACGTAGGTTTCGCCTTGCTTGACCGCGTACATGGGATGGCCGTCGGCCAACGCCGGCACGTGCAGGCCGTGCCAGTGGACGATGGACGGGTCTTTCATCTCGTTGCGGTAGTGGATGCGGACTTTCTGGCCTTTGTGCAGGCGCAGCACCGGGCCCAGGTAGCTGCCGGGAATGTCGGCGATGCAATTGGCCGGGCCTTTCAGCACCGTGGCGAAGTACTTTTGCAGCCGGGTGCGGGTGCCGGGCAGGATGGGGAACATGACGTCGCGGGACACCATTTCGATTTCCACGTCGGGGCGGAAACCGGGCGTAGCGCGGCTCAAGGCGGGGCCGGTCATGGCCCTGGCCAAGCCGGGGATGCCCGAGGAGGCGATTAGGCCCATGCCGGCCAGTTGCAGGAAGCGGCGGCGTTGCGAGTTGTGGCGGTGGTCCATGGCGTGCATTACCTCTCTCGGTATGTTTTTAGGTATGGAACAGGCCCGCGTTTTTGGGAAACGTCTGGTCGCCCATTCCGTCCGGCGGTGCCGAATCAATCAGCACTTCCTTAAATTGTAAGTGTAGCCAATTCAGCGCTGACAGGTAGGGCAAAAAAACGTCGAGCGCTGGCCCAGCCGCAGGCAGCGCACGGCCGCGCCGCAAGCGGGGCAGGGCAGGCCTTCGCGGCCGTAGACGTTGAGGGTTTGCTGGAAGTAGCCCGGCTGGCCGTGGCCGTTGACGAAATCGCGCAGGGTGGTGCCGCCTTGACGGATGGCTTCGGCAAGCACCGCTTTGATCGTTTCGCCCAGGCGTCGGTAACGCGCCCGGCTGATGCCGCCGGCGGCCTTGCGCGGATCGATGCCGGCGCGGAACAGGGCTTCGCTGGCGTAGATGTTGCCGACGCCGACGACGATTTTGCTGTCCATGATGAACAGCTTCACCGCCATGGAGCGATTTTCCGCCAGCTTGTGCAGGTGGTCGCCGTCGAAAGCGTCGTCCAGCGGTTCCGGGCCTAGGGACGCCAGGAGGGGATGGGCTTCCGACGCGTCGGCGGTCCAGACCATGGCGCCGAAGCGGCGCGGGTCGTGGTAGCGTAGGACGGCCCCGGACGAGAGGCACAGGTCGATGTGATCGTGTTTCTTCAGCGGCTCGTCGGGCTGCGCCAGCCGCAAGCTGCCGGACATGCCCAGGTGGGCGATGAGGGTGCCGTGGCGGAAGCCGAACAGCAGGTATTTGCCGCGCCGCTTGAGGCTATGCGCGGTTTCGCCTTGCAATAGGGCGGGGAGGTCGCCGGGCACGGGCCAGCGTAGCCGGCTTTCGCGCACCAGGACTTGGGTAACGGTTTGGCCGACCAAATGGGGCGCCAAGCCGAGGCGGGTGGTTTCAACTTCCGGTAATTCAGGCATGGCGGTATTGTAAGGCCGCATTGGTCATTTCGAGCGAATGGATAGGAGGCATGGGCGTGGCGAAAAGCGGGGCGGCGGTGCGGTTCGGCATCGACTTGGGCGGCACCAAGGTGGAAATCATGGCGTTGGATCCGGCGGGCAACGAGATTTACCGTCGGCGGGCGGCCACCCCGGCCCGTGATTACGCCGCCACCGTGGCGGCGGTGGCCGATTTGGTGCGGCAAGCGGAAAGCGACTTGGGCGCGACCGGCACGGTGGGTATCGGCACGCCGGGGGCGGTGTCCAAGGCGACGGAGCGCATGAAAAACTGCAATTCCACCTGCCTCAACGGCCAACCCCTGCCGGCGGATTTGGAGGCCGCCCTGAGCCGGCCGGTGCGCCTGGCCAACGACGCCGATTGCTTCGCCCTGTCGGAGGCCACCGACGGCGCGGCGGCGGGTGCGGCCAGCGTGTTCGGCGTGATCCTCGGCACCGGTGTGGGCGGCGGCATCGTGGTCCACGGGCGTTTATTGTCGGGACCCAACGCCATCGCCGGGGAGTGGGGGCACAATCCGCTGCCCTGGCCGGCGGTGGCGGAGTTGCCGGGGCCGGCCTGTTATTGCGGGCGCCACGGCTGCATCGAAACCTATTTGTCGGGGCCGGGTTTGAGCCGGGATTGCGCCCTTTCCGGCGGCGATCCGCTTTCCGCCGCCGACATCGTCGCTCGCGCCGGGGCCGGCGACGCCGCTTGCGAGGCCGCGATGGCGCGTTACGAAAACCGCTTGGCGCGGGCTTTGGCCCATATCGTCAATATTCTCGACCCGGAAGTGATCGTGCTGGGCGGCGGTCTGTCCAACTGCGCCAGGTTCTACGCCAACGTGCCGAAGCTGTGGGGCGAATACGTCTTCTCCGACCGGGTCGACACGGTCCTGGTGCCGCCCAAGTTCGGCGACTCCAGCGGCGTGCGCGGCGCGGCGTGGTTGTGGAGCGATTAGCGCCTAGCGGCGGATTCGAGTCCGGCCTGTTACAATGGCCTCCTTCTTCGGCAGTTTTCCCTTCTCATCTATCGTGCGTATCGCACTCGGCATCGAATACGACGGCAGCGCTTTTTCCGGCTGGCAGTGGCAGGACGGGCCGCGCAGCGTCCAGGCTTGCGTGGAGGCGGCGGTCTCCAAGGTGGCGGATCACCCGGCCAGCGTGATCTGCGCCGGCCGTACCGATACCGGGGTGCACGCGCTGGAACAGGTGGCTCACTTCGATACCGACGCCAAGCGGGAGTTGCGCGGCTGGCTGATGGGCATCAATACCGCGCTGCCCGAGGACGTGCGGGTGCTGTGGGCCAAGCCGGTGGACGACCGCTTCCACGCCCGCTACAGCGCCATCGCCCGCTTTTACCGCTACGTCATCCTCAATCGCCCGGTCAGATCGGCGCTGGAGCGGCGGCGGGTGACCTGGGTTTACCACCCCATGGACGAGGCCCGTATGCAGTTGGCCGCCGAGCACTTGATAGGGGAACACGATTTCAGCGCCTACCGCGCCTTGGGCTGCCAGTCCAAGAGCCCGAGGCGGCGCATGTATTTCATCCATGTTTACCGCCGGGAAGACCGGGTGATCGTCGATATTTCCGCCAATGCTTTCCTGCACCACATGGTGCGCAACATTGTCGGCGTGTTGATCGCGGTGGGCATCGGCAAGCAAGAGCCGGAGTGGGCCAAGGCGGTGTTGGAATCCCGCGACCGCAGCCAGGGCGGCGTGACCGCGCCGCCGGACGGCTTGTATTTCGGCGGCGTGGCTTATCCGGCGGAATTCGGTTTGGCGCGCCACCCGGTGCTGGATCGCTTGCCCGCCGACGCTTGCCGTTATACCGGCGATCCCGCCGATTCCGTCTTGCATGAGCTGGCCGGCGAGGAGGTGGTGGAATGAGCCAAGTTGGTGCGCCGAATGGGGTTGCCTGGGCGCCGGAAAGGAAATCGTCATATCCCTGGCGGCGAACTCGGGTTAAAATTTGCGGCTTTACCAGGCCGCAGGATGCGGCGGCGGCGGCGGCCTTGGGCGCCGACGCGTTGGGGCTGGTGTTTTATCCGCCCAGCCCGCGCGCCGTGACCGTCGCCCAGGCCCAGGCCGTGGTGGCGGCTTTGCCGCCTTTCGTGACGGTGGTGGCGTTGTTCGTGGACGAGCAGGAAGAGGCGGTTCGCGACGTGCTGGCCAACGTGCGGGTGGACTTGCTGCAATTCCACGGCGACGAATCGCCGGAATATTGCCGCGGTTTCGGGCGGCCTTACATGAAGGCCATTCGCATGGCGGAAGGCGTGGATTTGGCGCAAGTGGCCTGGCGCTACCACGATTCGGCCGGTTTGCTGCTGGACGCCTGGCATCCCGACGCCAAGGGCGGCACCGGCGCGGCATTCGACTGGGAGCGCGTTCCGGCCCAGTGTTCCCTGCCCATCGTGCTGGCCGGCGGTTTGACGCCGGACAACGTGCGGCAGGCCTTGGCGGTTGCCCGTCCCTACGCGTTGGATGTGAGCAGCGGCGTGGAATCGGCCAAGGGCATCAAAGATTTCGATAAAATGGCGGCGTTTCTCAACGAGGTGTATGAATTTGAGCGCACAGGTTAAGCAGGCATCCGGACCCTACAACTGGCCGGACAAGCGGGGCCACTTCGGGCCTTATGGCGGCGTTTTCGTGGCTGAAACCCTGATGCATGCCATCGGCGAGTTGAAGGACGCTTACGAGCATTACACGAAAGACCCGGCCTTCCTGGCCGAGCTGGACCAGGACCTCAAGCACTACGTGGGCCGTCCGTCCCCCATCTACCATGCCGAGCGTCTCAGCCGCGAGCTGGGCGGCGCGCAGATTTACCTGAAGCGCGAGGATCTCAACCATACCGGCGCGCACAAGGTGAACAACACCGTCGGCCAGGCCCTGTTGGCCAAGCGCATGGGCAAGACCCGCATCATCGCCGAAACCGGCGCCGGCCAGCACGGCGTGGCCACCGCCACGGTGGCGGCCCGCTTGGGTCTGGAGTGCGTGGTGTACATGGGCTCGGTGGACGTGGCGCGCCAGGCGCAGAACGTTTACCGCATGAAGTTGCTGGGCGCGACGGTGGTGCCGGTGGAGTCCGGTTCCAAAACCCTCAAGGATGCGCTCAACGAAGCCATGCGCGATTGGGTTACCAACATCGACAACACTTTCTACATCATCGGCACGGTGGCCGGTCCCCACCCGTATCCCGCCATGGTGCGCGACTTCCAGGCCATCATCGGCCGCGAGTCCAAGCAACAGATGACCGAGATGACCGGCCGGCTGCCCGATGCCCTGGTGGCCTGCGTGGGCGGCGGCTCCAACGCCATCGGCCTGTTCCACCCGTACATCGACGACGCCCAAGTGGCCATGTACGGCGTGGAAGCGGCCGGCGACGGCATCGAAACCGGCCGCCATTCGGCGCCGCTGAGCGCCGGACGGCCCGGCGTGCTGCACGGCAACCGCACCTATCTGATGGAAGACGACGACGGCGAAATCATCGAAACCCATTCCGTGTCCGCCGGCCTGGATTATCCGGGCGTCGGTCCGGAGCACGCCTGGCTGAAAGACATCGGCCGCGCCAATTACGTCAGCATCACCGACGACGAGGCCTTGGAGGCGTTCCACACGCTGACGCGCAAGGAAGGCATCATCCCCGCCTTGGAGTCCAGCCACGCGGTGGCTTACGCCATGAAGCTGGCGCCCACCCTGGGCAAAGAGAAAACCGTGCTGGTCAACCTGTCCGGGCGCGGCGACAAAGACATCCACACCGTAGCCCAGCGGGGAGGCATCCAACTGTGAGTCGCCTGACTTCCACTTTCGAAAACCTGGCTCGCCAGGGCCGCAAGGCGCTGATTCCGTTCATCACCGCCGGCGATCCGACGCCGGGCTTCACCGTGCCCATGATGCACGCCATGGTGGCGGCCGGCGCCGACATCATTGAGCTGGGCGTGCCGTTTTCCGATCCCATGGCCGACGGCCCGGTGATCCAAAAGGCCAGCGAGCGCGCTTTGGCCCACCACATGAGCCTGCGCAAGACCATGGACATGGTGGCCGAATTCCGCCGCTTGGACGACACCACGCCCGTCGTGCTGATGGGCTACCTCAACCCGGTGGAAGTGATGGGCTACGCGGCTTTCGTCGAACGGGCCAAGGCCGTGGGCGTGGACGGCGTGCTGACGGTGGACATGCCGCCGGAAGAGGCGGGCGACTTCCTGCCCATGTTGAAGGAAGCCGGCATCGATCCCATCTTCCTGCTGGCTCCGACCAGCACCGCCGAGCGGATTGCGCGGGTGGACGAAGTGGGCAGCGGTTACGTCTATTACGTCTCCCTCAAGGGCGTGACCGGCGCGGGCAACCTGGACCTGGCCGACGTGGAGGAGAAGCTGGCTGAAATCCGCCGCCATACCCAGCTGCCGCTCGGCGTGGGCTTCGGCGTGAAAAACGCCGAGACGGCGGGAGCGCTGAGCCGCGTGGCCGACGCCGTGGTGGTGGGGAGCGCGTTGATCTCCGTCATCGAGCAAAATCCGACGCTCGCCGCGAGCGAGTTGTCCAATCAGATCAGCGACCTGTTGCGCGCCATGCGCGCCGCAATGGACGCTACACGCTAAGAGGACCGCGCCATGAGCTGGTTTTCCAAATTGATGCCGTCGAAGATCCGCACCGACGCTTTGACCAAAAGCACGGTGCCGGAAGGGTTGTGGACCAAGTGCCCGCAGTGCAACGCCATCCTCTACAAGGCCGAGGTCGAGCGCAACCTGGAGGTTTGCCCCAAGTGCGATCACCACATGCGCATCAACGCCCGCCAGCGCTTGCACCTGTTCCTGGATAAGGAGCAGCGCCAGGAACTGGGCGAGGAATTGGCGCCCACCGATCCGCTCAAATTCAAGGACAGCAAAAAATACAAGGACCGGTTGGTGCAGGCGCAGAAAGCCAGCGGCGAAAAAGACGCCCTCATCGTCGTGCGCGGCCGGTTGAAAGGCCAGCCCCTGGTGGCGGCGGCGTTCGACTTCCAATTCATGGCGGGTTCCATGGGCTCGGTGGTGGGCGAGCGCTTCGTGCGCGGCGCCAATATCTGCCTGGAGCAGAAGATTCCCTACGTGGTGTTCAGCGCCAGCGGCGGCGCCCGCATGCAGGAATCGCTGCTGTCGCTGTTCCAGATGGCAAAAACCAGCGCCGTGCTGGCGCGCATGGCCGATGCCGGCGTGCCGTTCATTTCGGTGATGACCGATCCCACGATGGGCGGCGTTTCCGCCAGTTTGGCCATGTTGGGCGATATCAACGTGGCCGAGCCCAACGCCTTGATCGGTTTCGCCGGCCCGCGCGTGATCGAACAGACCGTGCGGGAAAAACTGCCGGAAGGCTTCCAGCGCAGCGAGTTCCTGCAGGAGCACGGTGCGGTGGACATGATCATCGACCGTCGCGAAATGCGCGACAAACTGGCCGAGTTGCTGGGCATGCTCAGCTATAGCCGCGGCAAACCGCGCGGCGAGCGGGCCTTGCTCACCAGGGAAGACGCGGCGCACTCCTAACCCATGCGCTTCTCAACGCTGGCCGAGTGGCTGGCATGGCAGGAAACGCTGCATCCCAAACCCATCGACTTGGGCTTGCAGCGGGTCCGGCGCGTATACGACGCCCTGGGCAGCGGCGCGGCCCCTTTCACCATCACGGTGGGCGGCACCAACGGCAAGGGTTCCAGCGTAGCGCTGTTGAGCGCCATCTTGCGGGCGGCCGGCTACCGGGTGGGCACTTACACCTCGCCGCATTTGTTGCGCTACAACGAACGCATCCAAATCGACGGCGAACCGGTCGACGACGCGACCATCTGCGAGGCGTTCGGCCGGGTGGACGGCGCGCGTGGCGACACCAGCTTGAGTTATTTCGAGTTCGGCACGTTGACGGCGTTGGATATTTTCCGCCGCGCCGGCTTGGACGCGCAGATTTTGGAGGTGGGGCTGGGCGGCCGACTGGATGCGGTGAACATCATCGACGCGGACGCGGCGCTGGTGGCCAGCATCGACATCGACCACCAGGAATGGCTGGGCGACAGCCGCGACGCCATCGCCTTGGAAAAAGCCGGCATTTACCGGCGCGGCCACCCGGCGGTGCTGGGCGACCCCGAGGCGCCGCCGGCTTTGCTGTCTTATGTGGACGAACAGGGCATCGCGCTGCACCGCCAGGGGCGGGAGTTCGGTTATTCGATGGATGGCGCCGGCTGGAACTGGCGCGGCTCGACCGGCTCGTTGCGAGAGTTGCCGTTGCCGGCCATGCCCGGCAAGCACCAGCTGCTCAACGCCTCGGCGGTGCTGCAACTGCTGCAATTGGTGCAAACGCGTTTGCCGGTGGCGGAATCGGCGGTTAGGCGCGGCCTTGAGACCGTTCGCTTGGCGGGACGGTTCCAATTGATTCCCGGCGCGCCCGCTGTCCTGGCCGACGTGGCGCACAATCCCCAGGCGGCGCGGGTACTGGCCGAGTATTTGCGGGAGGCCTTCGGCGGACGCCGCGTGTTGGCCGTCTTCGCCATCATGCGCGACAAGGACGTCGCCGGGGTGGTGGGCGGCGTCGCCGATTTGGTGTCGGCGTGGTATCTTGCGCCGCTGGCCATGCCGAGGGCGGCCACGGCGGACGAGCTGCACCCGCTGTTGGCGGCCGCGACGGCGGCACCGATCCATGGAGGTTATGCCGACGTGGCCGAGGCTTTTAGGGCGGCGCGGCGGGATGCTCGCGCGGACGACTTGATCGTGGTGTTCGGATCCTTTTTTTTGGTGGCGGAGTTTTTGGCGCAAATGGCGTCGGGAGTTGAGGTAGCTCATGGATCAACAGTTAAAGACTAGGTTAATCGGCGTTACCATCGTTGTTTCTTTGGTCGTGATTTTCGTGCCGATGCTGTTCGAAGACAGCAGCGACCGGGAAGCGGCTAGTATCGGTGCCGCCAACGTACCCGAGTTCCCCCAAGAGTTGCAGTCCCAGGCTTTGCCGCTTCCTTCCTCCGCGCCGAAAATGGCGGCATTGCCGCCGGCGCCGGAACCCACGGCGATCCGCGAAGAACCGTTGGACCCGCTGGACGTTCCGAGCGGCGGCGGCGAGCCGACCGACGACATGGGCGTTTCGGCCGACGCTCAGGACGCGTTGATGCCGGAAAGCGCGCCCCGCGCCGGCCGCTCCGCGACAGCGCAGAACGCGCCGCCCAAGGTGAAGCCGTTGGTCAAGGAGGCGCCGTCCAAACCGACCGCGGCGGAACTGCTCAAACCGCTGGACAAACCGAAGCCCGCCCCCGTGGCGGAGCCGGCCCCGGCCAAGGCGCCCGTCGTGCCCGCGACGCCGGCGGCGGCTCCTGCGGCGGCGAAGCCCAAGGCGGCGGCGCCGGTCGCCGCCAAGCCGCCGGCGGCGGCCGATGCGAAGCCGGCCCCGACCGCTCCGGTCAAGATGTCGGCCTGGATCATCCAGGCCGGCAGCTTCGGCGACGAGGCCAACGCCAAGACTTTGCTGGTCAAGCTGCGCCAAGCCAATGTCGCCGCCTTCGTGGAGATGATCCCCAGCCCCAACGGCAACAGTTACCGGGTGCGCGTTGGGCCGGAGCTGGATCGGGCGCGGGCGGAAGCCACGCTGAAAAAAATGGAGACGGAGGCTGGCGTCAAAGGCATGATCGTTTCCTATCCGTGATGATTCGTCCCTTAAGCCTTGGGCTGAAACTTTGATCTGGATCGACTACGCCATCATCGGCTTGATCTCCCTGTCGGCCATCGTCGGCCTGATACGGGGATTCGTGCGGGAAGGTTTTTCCCTGGCTTTGTGGATCTTGGCCGGCTGGATTGGGTTGACCTTCAGCCGCGAGTTTTCCGTTTATTTGGAAGCCTCCATTTCCATGCCCTCGGCGCGCATCGCCGCGGCGTTCGGCATTCTGTTCGTCATGACTTTGGTGGTGGGCGGACTGGTGGGGTTCCTCGTATCCAAATTGGTTTCCGCGACCGGTTTCAGCGGCACCGACCGCTTGGCGGGATTGGTTTTCGGCGTCGCTCGCGGCGCGGTGATCGTTTCCGTATTGGTATTGCTGGCGGGGGTGACGCCGCTGCCGGAAGATCCTTGGTGGAAGGAGTCCCAACTGATTCCGCCGTTCCAGAAACTGGCCCTGTGGCTGCGCGGGCAGTTGCCCGCCGGCGTGGCCGGTTATGTAACCTACCGTTAATTTCTCTTTTCCTTTCGCTATTAGGGTAATCGCCTATGTGTGGCATTGCTGGCATCGTTTCCCATGACAATGTCAATCAGGAGCTGTACGAAGCTCTGACGGTATTGCAACATCGTGGCCAGGACGCCGCCGGTATCGTCACCTGCGAGGGTGGACGTTTGTACTTGCGCAAGGACAACGGCTTGGTGAGCGACGTGTTCCACACGCGCCACATGCTGCAATTGCAAGGCAATATGGGCATCGCCCACGTGCGTTATCCCACCGCCGGCTGCTCCAGCTCGGCGGAAGCGCAGCCGTTTTACGTCAACTCCCCCTACGGCATCACGCTCGCGCACAACGGCAATTTGACCAATGCCGACGAGTTGCGCCGCGCTTTGTTCGAGGAGGATCAGCGTCATTGCAACACGGGTTCCGACTCGGAAGTGCTGCTCAATGCTTTCGCCCACGAACTGCAGCAGGGTCACAAGTTGCGCCTGGAAGTGGACGACGTGTTCCAGGCGGTGTCCGCCGTGCACCGCCGCTGTAATGGCGCTTACGCCGCCTTGGCGATGATCACCGGCTTCGGCATTTTGGCGTTCCGCGACCCCCACGGCATTCGCCCGCTGGTCTACGGCGAACGGCAGTCGCCCAACGGCAAGGAATATATGTTCGCGTCCGAAAGCGTGGCTTTGGACGTGTTGGGCTTCAAGCTAGTGCGCGACGTGCGTCCGGGCGAGGCGATATTCATCGAGCGCAACGGCACGCTGCACAGCCGCCAGTGCGTGGAAGCGGCCACGTATGCGCCATGTATTTTCGAATACGTCTATTTCGCCCGCCCCGACTCCATCGTCGACAATATTTCGGTGTACAAGGCCCGTTTGCGCATGGGCGAGAAGTTGGCGCACAAGATTCTGCGTACCCTTCCGAACCACGACATCGACGTGGTCATCCCCATTCCCGACACCAGCCGCACCTCTGCGTTGCAGTTGGCCAATACGCTGGGCGTCAAATATCGCGAAGGCTTCGTGAAAAATCGCTATATCGGCCGGACTTTCATCATGCCGGGCCAGCAGATGCGGGCGAAAAACGTGCGGCGCAAGCTCAACGCCATCGACCTGGAGTTCAAGGACAAAACGGTGCTGCTGGTGGACGATTCCATCGTGCGCGGGACGACCTCGACGCAGATCATCCAAATGGCCCGCGACGCCGGCGCGAAAAAAGTCTACTTCGCTTCGGCCTCGCCGCCGGTGCGTTTCCCCAACGTCTACGGCATCGACATGCCGGCGGCGGAGGAGCTGGTGGCCCACGGTCGCAGCGACGACGAAGTGCAGCGCGAACTGGGCGCCGATTGGCTGGTTTACCAGGATCTGGACGACCTGATCCGCGCCGTGCAAAAAGGCAACCCGGATGTCGTACGGTTCGATACGTCCTGCTTCAATGGCGACTATGTGACCGGCGACATTACCGAGGAGTACCTGGCGGCGCAGAGCTGCAAGCGTTCCGACGGCGCCAAGGGCCAGGACGCGCGGCTCAGCTCCATACTCGATCTCAACAATGCGGTGTAAACGGGGGTAACAGGGCAGTGGACGAGCTAGACTGGCAACAATACGCCGTTGAAACCCAGGCCATCCGCGCAGGGCAGCACCGCACGCCGGAACAGGAACACAGCGATCCCATCTTCGCCACCTCCAGTTACGTGTTCGGCAGCGCGGCGGAAGCGGCGGCGCGCTTCACCGGCCAAATTCCCGGCAACATCTATTCCCGCTTCACCAACCCCACGGTGCGCGCCTTCGAGGAACGCCTGGCCGTGTTGGAAGGCGGCGAGCGCTGCATCGCCGTCGCCTCCGGCATGGCGGCCATCGCCGCCGTGGGATTCAGCTTGCTGAAGGCCGGCGATCATGTGGTTTGCTCGCGGGGCGTGTTCGGCAACACGACCATTTTCTTCCAGAACTTCCTCGCCAAATTCGGCGTGGAGACCAGCTATGTCGGGTTGACCGACTATGCCGGTTGGGAGCAAGCCATTCGCCCCAGCACGCGCTTCCTGTTCCTGGAAACGCCGTCCAATCCCCTGACGGAAATCGCCGACGTTCGCCGCCTGGCCGACCTGGCCC
This window harbors:
- a CDS encoding SPOR domain-containing protein, with product MDQQLKTRLIGVTIVVSLVVIFVPMLFEDSSDREAASIGAANVPEFPQELQSQALPLPSSAPKMAALPPAPEPTAIREEPLDPLDVPSGGGEPTDDMGVSADAQDALMPESAPRAGRSATAQNAPPKVKPLVKEAPSKPTAAELLKPLDKPKPAPVAEPAPAKAPVVPATPAAAPAAAKPKAAAPVAAKPPAAADAKPAPTAPVKMSAWIIQAGSFGDEANAKTLLVKLRQANVAAFVEMIPSPNGNSYRVRVGPELDRARAEATLKKMETEAGVKGMIVSYP
- a CDS encoding ROK family protein, which translates into the protein MGVAKSGAAVRFGIDLGGTKVEIMALDPAGNEIYRRRAATPARDYAATVAAVADLVRQAESDLGATGTVGIGTPGAVSKATERMKNCNSTCLNGQPLPADLEAALSRPVRLANDADCFALSEATDGAAAGAASVFGVILGTGVGGGIVVHGRLLSGPNAIAGEWGHNPLPWPAVAELPGPACYCGRHGCIETYLSGPGLSRDCALSGGDPLSAADIVARAGAGDAACEAAMARYENRLARALAHIVNILDPEVIVLGGGLSNCARFYANVPKLWGEYVFSDRVDTVLVPPKFGDSSGVRGAAWLWSD
- the truA gene encoding tRNA pseudouridine(38-40) synthase TruA, which codes for MRIALGIEYDGSAFSGWQWQDGPRSVQACVEAAVSKVADHPASVICAGRTDTGVHALEQVAHFDTDAKRELRGWLMGINTALPEDVRVLWAKPVDDRFHARYSAIARFYRYVILNRPVRSALERRRVTWVYHPMDEARMQLAAEHLIGEHDFSAYRALGCQSKSPRRRMYFIHVYRREDRVIVDISANAFLHHMVRNIVGVLIAVGIGKQEPEWAKAVLESRDRSQGGVTAPPDGLYFGGVAYPAEFGLARHPVLDRLPADACRYTGDPADSVLHELAGEEVVE
- the mutM gene encoding bifunctional DNA-formamidopyrimidine glycosylase/DNA-(apurinic or apyrimidinic site) lyase, whose amino-acid sequence is MPELPEVETTRLGLAPHLVGQTVTQVLVRESRLRWPVPGDLPALLQGETAHSLKRRGKYLLFGFRHGTLIAHLGMSGSLRLAQPDEPLKKHDHIDLCLSSGAVLRYHDPRRFGAMVWTADASEAHPLLASLGPEPLDDAFDGDHLHKLAENRSMAVKLFIMDSKIVVGVGNIYASEALFRAGIDPRKAAGGISRARYRRLGETIKAVLAEAIRQGGTTLRDFVNGHGQPGYFQQTLNVYGREGLPCPACGAAVRCLRLGQRSTFFCPTCQR
- a CDS encoding CvpA family protein; amino-acid sequence: MIWIDYAIIGLISLSAIVGLIRGFVREGFSLALWILAGWIGLTFSREFSVYLEASISMPSARIAAAFGILFVMTLVVGGLVGFLVSKLVSATGFSGTDRLAGLVFGVARGAVIVSVLVLLAGVTPLPEDPWWKESQLIPPFQKLALWLRGQLPAGVAGYVTYR
- the trpB gene encoding tryptophan synthase subunit beta, which encodes MNLSAQVKQASGPYNWPDKRGHFGPYGGVFVAETLMHAIGELKDAYEHYTKDPAFLAELDQDLKHYVGRPSPIYHAERLSRELGGAQIYLKREDLNHTGAHKVNNTVGQALLAKRMGKTRIIAETGAGQHGVATATVAARLGLECVVYMGSVDVARQAQNVYRMKLLGATVVPVESGSKTLKDALNEAMRDWVTNIDNTFYIIGTVAGPHPYPAMVRDFQAIIGRESKQQMTEMTGRLPDALVACVGGGSNAIGLFHPYIDDAQVAMYGVEAAGDGIETGRHSAPLSAGRPGVLHGNRTYLMEDDDGEIIETHSVSAGLDYPGVGPEHAWLKDIGRANYVSITDDEALEAFHTLTRKEGIIPALESSHAVAYAMKLAPTLGKEKTVLVNLSGRGDKDIHTVAQRGGIQL
- a CDS encoding phosphoribosylanthranilate isomerase translates to MSQVGAPNGVAWAPERKSSYPWRRTRVKICGFTRPQDAAAAAALGADALGLVFYPPSPRAVTVAQAQAVVAALPPFVTVVALFVDEQEEAVRDVLANVRVDLLQFHGDESPEYCRGFGRPYMKAIRMAEGVDLAQVAWRYHDSAGLLLDAWHPDAKGGTGAAFDWERVPAQCSLPIVLAGGLTPDNVRQALAVARPYALDVSSGVESAKGIKDFDKMAAFLNEVYEFERTG
- the folC gene encoding bifunctional tetrahydrofolate synthase/dihydrofolate synthase translates to MRFSTLAEWLAWQETLHPKPIDLGLQRVRRVYDALGSGAAPFTITVGGTNGKGSSVALLSAILRAAGYRVGTYTSPHLLRYNERIQIDGEPVDDATICEAFGRVDGARGDTSLSYFEFGTLTALDIFRRAGLDAQILEVGLGGRLDAVNIIDADAALVASIDIDHQEWLGDSRDAIALEKAGIYRRGHPAVLGDPEAPPALLSYVDEQGIALHRQGREFGYSMDGAGWNWRGSTGSLRELPLPAMPGKHQLLNASAVLQLLQLVQTRLPVAESAVRRGLETVRLAGRFQLIPGAPAVLADVAHNPQAARVLAEYLREAFGGRRVLAVFAIMRDKDVAGVVGGVADLVSAWYLAPLAMPRAATADELHPLLAAATAAPIHGGYADVAEAFRAARRDARADDLIVVFGSFFLVAEFLAQMASGVEVAHGSTVKD
- the trpA gene encoding tryptophan synthase subunit alpha, encoding MSRLTSTFENLARQGRKALIPFITAGDPTPGFTVPMMHAMVAAGADIIELGVPFSDPMADGPVIQKASERALAHHMSLRKTMDMVAEFRRLDDTTPVVLMGYLNPVEVMGYAAFVERAKAVGVDGVLTVDMPPEEAGDFLPMLKEAGIDPIFLLAPTSTAERIARVDEVGSGYVYYVSLKGVTGAGNLDLADVEEKLAEIRRHTQLPLGVGFGVKNAETAGALSRVADAVVVGSALISVIEQNPTLAASELSNQISDLLRAMRAAMDATR
- the accD gene encoding acetyl-CoA carboxylase, carboxyltransferase subunit beta yields the protein MSWFSKLMPSKIRTDALTKSTVPEGLWTKCPQCNAILYKAEVERNLEVCPKCDHHMRINARQRLHLFLDKEQRQELGEELAPTDPLKFKDSKKYKDRLVQAQKASGEKDALIVVRGRLKGQPLVAAAFDFQFMAGSMGSVVGERFVRGANICLEQKIPYVVFSASGGARMQESLLSLFQMAKTSAVLARMADAGVPFISVMTDPTMGGVSASLAMLGDINVAEPNALIGFAGPRVIEQTVREKLPEGFQRSEFLQEHGAVDMIIDRREMRDKLAELLGMLSYSRGKPRGERALLTREDAAHS